A single genomic interval of Bacillus smithii harbors:
- a CDS encoding Dps family protein — MSEKLLEIVNKQVANWTVLYTKLHNFHWYVKGSQFFVLHEKFEEFYNEASENIDELAERLLALGGQPIATLKESLEVASVKEAEGTETAEEMVQATVNDFSILIKELKEGMDLAAEVGDDTTGDMLLSIHQKLEKHVWMLNSFLGK, encoded by the coding sequence ATGTCGGAAAAATTATTGGAAATCGTCAATAAGCAAGTAGCCAATTGGACAGTGCTTTACACAAAATTACATAACTTCCATTGGTATGTAAAAGGTTCGCAATTTTTTGTCCTTCATGAAAAATTTGAAGAATTTTATAATGAAGCAAGCGAAAACATTGATGAATTGGCAGAACGACTGCTGGCATTAGGCGGTCAGCCGATCGCTACGTTGAAAGAAAGCTTGGAAGTAGCTAGTGTGAAGGAAGCCGAAGGAACGGAAACCGCTGAAGAAATGGTGCAGGCGACCGTAAACGATTTCTCGATCTTAATAAAAGAATTAAAAGAAGGAATGGACTTGGCCGCAGAAGTGGGCGATGACACGACGGGAGATATGCTGCTTTCCATTCATCAAAAATTAGAAAAACATGTTTGGATGTTGAATTCTTTTCTTGGCAAATAA